The window CATCAGGATCAGTGGGGGTGGAGTATTCTTTCCATAAACCAGCATCCAGGCACTCCAAATCAGGACGGGTGTCATGAGCACCAGCCACAATAGCCATACTGGCGTCCGGGTCAGTTCAGCAACACTTCGCTGGATAGTAATGTAAGTGAAAAGACCCAGACTCAGTAAAATTAGGAGCAACCAGAGTTCCATGATGTAAAGATCACAATTGGTGTAAAAGAACGATCTTAGAGAAGGTCAACACCGTTCGTTAACTACTACAGGCATACAAGCATTGTGCAACCCGATTCCCCGCAACAGGGCAACTTTATTCCTCCTCAAAACTCACCCTCCAACCGGCTACCCACTGCACTCAAAGCACCACGCCCTATCCTGGATACTATTTTTGCATTTGCACCCAATCGAGATACCTTGGGTGGCACGGCTTATCTTATTGTAGAAAATGCAGGTAACCTCCTGATTGATTGTCCCGCCTGGAATGAAACTAATGAGCAATTCTTACGGGAGAAAGGGGGAGTCTCGTTACTGTTTTTGACCCATAGAGGTGGCATTGGCAAAGCACGGGAGATTCAGGAGGCGACAGGCTGCCAAATCCTGATCCAAGAACAAGAAGCCTATTTACTGCCAGAACTGAATGTAACATCATTTCAGTACGAGTTGACCCTCAGTCCCAATTGTTCAGTCCTTTGGACGCCCGGTCATTCTCCGGGTTCGGCTTGTTTGTACTACACATCGGCTGGCGGTGTGCTGTTTTCCGGGCGTCATTTGTTGCCGAATCAGCAAGGGGAACCTGTACCTCTACGTACCTCGAAGACCTTTCACTGGCCTCGTCAAATTCAGAGTGTAAAGCTTTTAATTGAGCGCTTCACTCCTGAAACGTTGAATTATCTCTGTCCTGGTGCCAATACAGGATCACTACGGGGTAGAGGTGCGATCGCTCAGACGTACAAGCCGTTGGCTCAGCTAGATCTAGGGGCTTTGCTGAACGCTCAACCGCTGCTATGAGTTGGTCGATACGGCTCTAAGTTAATAGACTGAATCGGAATATAAAAGTTCAGGAGTTGAGTACGGCTTAAGGCGATCGCCCTTGGTGTTGCTCTTTGGGCAATCGCCTTCGCGTTGATGCCTTAGTTTCTTAGCATCTAACTCTTAACGGCCTCAGCCACCACGGATTGACTCGTTAACAACTTGACGGCGACTTGATATTGCTCGTCTGCTGCTGTTCCCACCTGATTCAGAGTAATGGGATCTAAAGAGACCTCTAGATCGGGCTGGATACCCAATTTATGGATATCCCGGTGGTTGGGTGTCTCGTATTTAGCAACAGTTACGGCGAGTCCTGAACCATCGGTTAAGTCAAATAACGATTGAATTAAGCCTTTGCCGAAGGTTTTTTCCCCAACCAACTTAGCTCTGCCATTATCCTGCAAGGCTCCTGCCAGAATCTCGCTGGCACTGGCTGTCCCCTGATTGACTAAAACAACCAATGGGTCTTCTGTGAGCGCAGGGCCATAGGCTTCAAAGCTACCCAGTGTTCCTTGCCGATTAACGGTATAGACCACAGTTCCTTGATCTAACCAGAAGCGAGCAATCTCGATCCCGGCCTGTAGAAGTCCTCCAGGATTATTCCGCAGGTCAAGAATGTAACCCTGTGCGCCTTGTTCCTCAAGTTGAGTGATCGCACTCGCTAATTCAGAGGGGGCGTTGGCACTGAACTGGGTCAAGCGAATGTAACCAATCGGAGTATTATTTTGACTGGAATCGAGTACGGCATAGACGGGGTTGAGGGCAATGCGATCGCGCACCAGCTCAATCGACTTGGGTTCTCCTTCCTTTCCTTGAATTTTCAGGGTAACTTTCGTGCCTGTTGCTCCACGCATCTTGGAGGCGGCTTCATCTAGGGTGAGTTGTGAGGTCAGCATCCCATCAATTTCGAGGATGCGATCGCGGGGCTGAATTCCTGCTTGTTCTGCTGGAGAACCTGCAATTGGTGCCACCACAGCCAACTCCCCCGTCTCCGGATCAAGAGCAATCTGTAACCCCACACCCGATAGCTCTCCGGAGGTATTCACCTGCAAACTCCGATATTGATTGGGTGTCAAAAACCGGGTAAAGGGGTCGTCGAGACTTTCCAGCATGTTCTTGATGGCTGAATAGGTTCCCTCACGGTTATCCAACCGCTTTTGGAGTACCTTTTCCCGTAGTTGCCACCAGTTTTGATGGTTAAATGAGTCATCGATATAGGATTGACTGACAATGCGCCACGCTTGCGAGAAGAGCTTTTGCTCCTCTGTAAAAGCTAAGGCGGGTGGTGTCCACCAGGCAGAAAGGGTGAGTTGAAACAGCAGTAAGAGTCCGACCCAAAAAGCTCGTTTGTGCATGACCAATAGTTTGACTTTAGGCTTTGATTCTTTAACTTCTTAGTGTGGCAGAGCCTTAGAGAATAGGGTGGCTTGAAATACACTTTTTCCTCAAGGCTGTTTATGTTGGTACCCTAACAAGCCCTTGCAGCGGTTCAATA of the Allocoleopsis franciscana PCC 7113 genome contains:
- the ctpA gene encoding carboxyl-terminal processing protease CtpA, whose translation is MHKRAFWVGLLLLFQLTLSAWWTPPALAFTEEQKLFSQAWRIVSQSYIDDSFNHQNWWQLREKVLQKRLDNREGTYSAIKNMLESLDDPFTRFLTPNQYRSLQVNTSGELSGVGLQIALDPETGELAVVAPIAGSPAEQAGIQPRDRILEIDGMLTSQLTLDEAASKMRGATGTKVTLKIQGKEGEPKSIELVRDRIALNPVYAVLDSSQNNTPIGYIRLTQFSANAPSELASAITQLEEQGAQGYILDLRNNPGGLLQAGIEIARFWLDQGTVVYTVNRQGTLGSFEAYGPALTEDPLVVLVNQGTASASEILAGALQDNGRAKLVGEKTFGKGLIQSLFDLTDGSGLAVTVAKYETPNHRDIHKLGIQPDLEVSLDPITLNQVGTAADEQYQVAVKLLTSQSVVAEAVKS